The genomic interval CGTGATAGCGCGCCGTCAGTCCCGAGTCGGTTGACGGGTAGGCGTCGGCGGCGGCCAGGAACTTGGGCAGCGCGGCTTCGAGCTTGGCCTGCTGCGTCGGATAGGTGCCGGGCGCCTGCCCGGGCATCAGCGTCGGGTCGGTGCTCGTACCGGCCGGTGGGCCCGGCGGCATCACGCGCGCCTCTTCGATCACCATGGCCTCGGCCAGCAGCGTGCGGGCCTTGTTGTCGGTGCTGCGGCTCCACGCGGTGTAGCCGGCAATGCCGACGCCGATGACGATGAGGAGGACCACGATGCCCAGGAGGGTCCGCTGGTTCTTCTCGACCCAGGCCTGCGCGCTGCCGAGCGCCAGGGCCAGTTCGTTGTCTTTCAGGTGATGCCGTTCGGTTGTTTTCATAAACTCTTTCCAATTATCGGTCCACCTTCGCGTGGCCTGCCATCGAAGTTGGCTTGCCAACCGTAGCTCGGGTTCGGACCCGCTGGTCCACCGTCGCTGGCTCGAAAGGCTCGCCAGCTATGGTGGACAACCTCCGCCTGAACCTGAGCGGAGGTTGGTGCGCCTGACAGGAATTGAACCTGTGACCCCCGGTTTAGGAAACCAGTGCTCTATCCAACTGAGCTACAGGCGCCTGTAGAGTCCGGCTTCAGCCGGACTAGTAATGCAATACAGAATAAACCGGCTCCCCCGCCAATTTGTCTCGACCCTTCAAAAAGTCCAGCTCGATCAGGAACGCCGCGCCAATGATCTTGGCGCCCGTCTTCTTGACGAGGTCGAGCGCCGCGCGCGCGGTGCCGCCGGTGGCCAGCACGTCGTCCACGATCAGGATGCGCTGCGGGTGGCCGCACGCATCCTGGTGGATCTCGAGGGCGTCGGTGCCGTACTCCAGGCTGTAGCTTTCCTGGTGCGTCGCGGCCGGGAGCTTCCCGGGCTTGCGAATGGGCACGAAGCCGCAACCCAGGGTGACGGCGACGGCCGCGCCGAGGATGAAGCCGCGGCTCTCGATGCCGACCACCTGGTCGATGTCTTCACCCATGTACGGAGCGGCGAGCGCATCGATGGTGTCGCGAAAGCCCTGCGGGTCGCACAGCAGCGTGGTGATGTCGTAGAACAGGATGCCCGGCTTCGGAAAGTCGGGCACGTGTCGAATCTTCGCCTTCAGGTGATCCATGAGTCCCTATCGCTATCTAATCTCAAACCCTACGTGGAGCCCGGTTGGCTCGACGCCGTCCACCAGCACGCGTTCGACGCGTGATCGGCTGGGACCGCGGCGCAACACCCGCTCGAATCGGTCCAGCGCCTCGGCCTCGCCTTCCGCCACCGCTTCCACGGTGCCGTCGGGGTGATTGGTCACGTGGCCGCTCAACCCCTCGCGCCGCGCCGCATCCTGGGTGAAGTACCGGAACCCGACGCCCTGGACGTGTCCACTCAGCAGGAACTTCCGGGCGACGCGCATCCCCCCATTCTAGCCCAGCGCAGTGATCACAGGAGATCAGGAGATCAAGAGTGACTCCTGACCTCTAAACCTCCTGTTCTCACCTAGGGCTTGGTGATCGGCATCGTCGGTGGCGCCGGCTTGGCCTTCGGGTCGACCGCTTCGACCTTCTCGCGCCGCAGCGCCGCGTTCAGGCGCGGCAACTCAACGGCCAGCGTCTGCTGCATCTTCTTCAGCTGCGCATCGAGCTGTGCCGACAGCTCGTTGAACACCTCAACGCTCTGGTCGGTGGGCTTGTTGTCGGCGCTCTCGATCACGCCGGCCAGCGCCGCGATCTTGTTGTTCAGCTTGATCGGGTAGTTCAGCGGATCCTGGCCGCTGCGGTTGCGCACCTGGTACGCCTCCTCCTCCACCTGCGCGAGCGGCTGCAACAGGCCGTCGGCCAGCTTCTGGATCTCCACCTTGCGGCGGCCGGTCACCTTCTGCAGGCGCTGGTTGACCTGGTCGCGGATGTTGCGGATGTCGATCACCGCCTGGTTGGCTTCGCTGACCTTGTCGCGGACGCGCCGCGACAGGGTGAACTGTTCGGCCAGGTCGGCTTCGCTGATGCCGGCCGCCACCAGCCGCGGATCCAGCGTGATGTTGAAGTCGCGCGACTTGGTCTCGCCATTGGCGGTAATGCGCACGGTGTAACGTCCGGTGGGCGCCGCCGGGCCGCGCTGCGGTTGCGCCGCCCACATGATCATGCCGGGAAACACCGTCGAGCCTTCGTAGCGCATGTCCCACGAGAAGCGGTTGATCCCCTTGGCGGTGGCAACGCGCGGGGGGGCGCCGCCGCCAAACGGGTTGTCTGGAGCCGGCGCCTCGGCCGCCTTCGGCGTGCCCGAGAAGCTGCGCAACACCGCGCCCTGGGCGTCGAGGAACTCGATCTTCACCTCGGTCGCCTCCTGGTTGAGGAAGTAGTCGAACGAGACATTGCGATCGCGCCCGCGCATGGGGTGGATCGGTTCGAACAGGTGCAGCGCGCTGCTGGTCAGCTCGGGGGTGGCCTGCCGTAACACGCCGATGTTGTCGAGGATGTAGAAGCCGCGGCCATGCGTCCCGATCACCAGGTCGCGATCTTCGACGACGATGCCGTGGATGGGCGTGACCGGCAGATTGAGCTTCAGCGACTGCCATGACCCGCCGTCGTTGAACGAGATGTAGACGCCGTGCTCGGTGCCCAAATACAGCAGGCCCTTGCGCTTCGGATCTTCGCGGATGACGCGCGCGAAGTCGGTGTCGGGAATGCCGGTCGTGATTTTCTGCCAGCTCTTGCCGAAGTCCGCGGTCTTGTAGACGTACGGCTTGCGGTCGCCCATCTGGTAGCGATTGCCCGCGAGGTAGGCGACGCCGTTCTGGTGCGGCGAGGCGTCGATCAGGCTGATGCGCGTGAACTCCGGAAGATCAGGCGGCGTAATGCGCTCCCAGTTCTTGCCGCCGTCCTGCGTCACATGCACCCAGCCATCATCCGACCCGGTCCAAATGGTGTTGGCGTCCTGGCGCGACGGCGCCACGGTGAAGATGACGGCGTAGGTTTCGACGCCGGTCTGGTCCTTGGTGATCGGGCCGCCCGACGCCTGCATGGTCTTGGGGTCGGAGCGCGCGAGATTGGGGCTGATCTTCTCCCAGTTCTGGCCGCCCGTGGTGGTGCGGTAAAGGTGCTGCGACGAGGCGTAGAGGACCTTGGGATCGACCGGCGAGAAGACGATCGGGAACGTCCACTGAAACCGCTCCTTGATGTCGATCGACGACCAGCCCATCGGGTTGTCGGGATAAATGTGGATGGCGCGCTGTTGGCCCAGTTCGCGATCGAGCCGGCTCAGGTAGCCGCCGTAGCTGCCGGCGTAGAACACCGACAGGTCGTTCGGGTCGGGGGCGATGTAACCGCTTTCGCCGCCGCCCACCGCGTAGAAGATCGGCGGCAGGCTGCCCTCGCCCGCGCCCGGGCTGGCCTGGCTGCCGACGCACGCCGTGCTGTTGTCCTGTTGCGCGCCGCACACGTGATACGGCACGTGCCTGGTCGTGAAGACGTTGTAGAACTGCCCGGTGGGAATATCCTGCCCGGTCCACGTCTGGCCGCCGTTGAAGCTGACGTTGGCCGCGCCGTCGTTGGACTGAACCATGCGTTTGTTGTCGGTGGACGAGATCCACAGGTCGTGGTTGTCGCCGTGGGGCACGCGGATCGTCGACAGCGTCTTGCCGCCGTCGGTGGACTTGAAGAATTGCACGTTCAACAGGTAGACCGTGTCCTTGTCGACCGGGTCGGCGTTGACGCGGGTGTAGTAGAACGCGCGCTGCCGGATGTTGCGGTTGTCGTTGATCATCTTCCACGTCGCGCCGGCATCGTCCGACACGTAGAGGCCGCCGGCCGCTTCGTGCTCGATGATGGTGTAGACCCGGTTGCCGTCAGCGCCCGAGACCGAGACACCGACCTTGCCCCAGAGGCCCGTCGGCAGGCCGGGGTTCTTGGTGATCTCGGTCCAGGTGTCGCCGGCGTCGGTGGACTTGAACAGGCCGCTGCCAGGACCGCCGCTCGACATGCTCCAGGGCGTGCGGTTGGCCTCCCACATGCCGGCAAAAATCACGTTCGGGTTCTTCGGATCGATCGACAGATCCACGCCGCCGGTCTTCTCGTCGCGGAACAGCGTGCGGCGCCAGGTCTTGCCGCCGTCGGTGGACTTGAAGATGCCGCGCTGTGGATGCTCGTTGTAGACCTGCCCGAGGACCGCCGCGTAGACCACGTCACAGTTGGTCGGGTGCACGCGCAGCCGCGCAATCGCCTGCGAGTCGCGCAGGTCGGTGAGGTGGTCCCACTTCACGCCGCCATCCGAGGTCTTGTAGACGCCGTCGCCCTGGATGATGTTGCCGCGGAACTGGGTTTCGCCGCCGCCGATGTAGACGACATCGGGGTTCGAATTGCAGACCGCGAGGGAGCCAATGGAGGAGGTGTTGATCTTGCCGTCGGTCATCGGCGCCCAGTTGGTGCCGCCGTCGGTGGTCTTCCAGGCACCGCCGCCGGTGGCGCCGAACCAGTATTCGAGCGGGCGGGCATCGCTGCCGGCGGTGGCGATCGAGCGCCCGCCGCGCGCGGGGCCGATACTGCGCCACTGCATGCCGCTGTAGAGCGACGGGTCGGGCACGCTCGCCGACTGTGCGTTCAGTGACGGCGTCACGGACAGGGCTCCGGCGAGGCCAGCCGCGGCGAGGAATCCAAGGATCAGCGGGGTACGAAACGGTTTCATGGTTGGGACTCCCAGGGCTTCAGCGTCGAGTGAAACAGGAGCCTATTGTACGCCTACTTGCGCGCCAGCACGACCAGGCCGACCGCGTTCAGGCACAGGATGCGCAGCCGCCGCACCAGCGCCAGCGTGACGCCGGCGGCCGGGCCAATGCCGATGGCCTGCGCGACGGCGCCCGAGCCGGCTTCATCGATCCCCAATCGATACGGGATGAACTTGAAGGCAATGGTGACGAAGCGCCCGGCGCTCTCGAGCAGGAAGGCGTCGACCAGCGTCACCGTGCCGGCGGTCGGCAACAGGCGGAGCACCAGCCACACCTCGGCGACCGCGGCCACGTGAAACGCCACTTCCCACGCGGCCACGTGCGCGAGTCGGCCAAACGGCCAGCTCAGGACGCCGTAGATGCGGGCCTCGACTTCACGAATCGCCTCGGCCGGAACCGCCGTTCGTCCCGCCAGCCGGGTAATCAGCGGCGCGAACCGTGTCAAGAGGGCCGGCTGTGAGCGCGCCAGCCACACGCCAACGACCGCGGCCACGGCGATGGTGCCGACAATGACTTCGGCGATCTGCTCCAGCGCCGGTGGCAGGCCGGCGCGCTGGAAGAAGAACCACGTGCCGGCCAGCAACACGACGGCCACCGACGCCGTGTAGAAGGCGTTCTCGATCGTGACCGAAGCGACGCTGGTGACGGTGGAAATGCGCGACCGCGTCAGGATGATCTTGGTGGGCTCGCTGGCGAGCAGTCCGAGCGGCGTGAGGTTGCCGAGCGCATCGGCCGCGATCATCGCGCTGAACGTATCGCGAAAGCGCAGTTCAGAATCGTTCGCGCACACCAGCCACGCGCGGGCACGGCAGGCCATGCGGGTGGCGCCGAGGATCAGCACCAGGATGAACCACCAGCCGACGCTGGTGATGCCCGACACCACCTCGGCCCACCCCACCCGGCGGATGGTGAACACGAGCAGGCCGACGCCGACGAGGGCGACCAGGATGTTGAGCAGGGAGAACTTCGGACGCATCAGGGCCAGACGTGAAGACTACAGCTTCTGGGCGTCGCGCAGGCGGCCGAGATCGCGATCACAGGTGCCGAGTGGCACATGTCCGGCCTTGCGTGCCAGCTCGAGCAGCAAGGCATCGGAAAAGCCGACCGCCGGCTTCGCCGTAAAGGTCTGGAGCGCCGACTCGATCACGTCGGGGTCCTGAAGCGTCAGCCGTTCGTGGTCGAGAAGCATCCGCACCGAGGTGCCGAGTTCCGCCGGGGACATGTCATACACGGAGGTCAAGACCCACGAGGCTTCGGCGAGCGCCAACACGGAGACCCACGCCCCGTTGGCGACGAAGGCATCCGCGGCCGCGGCCTGGCGCGGATCGTCGCGGGTGATCATGCGGACGAGGACGTTGGTATCAACCGCGCGCATGGCGGGTTCGCATCCGCTTGGCAATACCCTGCTTCATCTCGGCCACCGAACGCCGCTTGGGCGGGCCTTCGGGAAACAACACCTTGTGGATGTCCTCGGACGAGTATTGGCCCTTCCGCCGAACGACAATCTGCTCGCCGTCCGCATCCCACTCGATCACCGAGCCTGGCGCGAGGCCCAGTCGTCTCCGGACTTCGGCAGGCACCGAGATTTGACCTTGCGCTGTCAGCTTGGATTGGGCGAGAGCCATACTGCATATTACCACGGTAATGCACTATCGATGCGCGCGGGTGCCGCACAGCGGGAACAGCCGCAGATTGAACCCCGCTGACTGAAGGGCCGGCCCGTTCGGAGAGTCGGCGTCAAATCTGCGGCTGGAGGGTCTTGGCGGCCTGCCGAATTTCTCTCGGAGCAGCGGCCGGGCGAATCCCCTCGCAGCGGCCAACCCCACGAAGCCCTGAGCGCAGCGAAGGGCGAGCCTAACGAAGTCCCGAGCGAAGCCGAAGGACGAGCCCCAGGAGGGCGCACGCACTACGGCCCGACCCTCACGTTCACCCGCGTCCGTTCCGTGAACTCCGAATCGGTCGCGGTGAGTTCCAGTTCGTACAGGCCCGGTGCAGAGAATGTCGCCTTGGTGCGGGCGGCGCCGGGGATGGTGAATGTAACCGTGCCTGGCCCCGTGAGCATCTTCCATTCGACGACCAGGCCCTTCCCTCTCGGCAAGCCCTCGTCGTGCGCGCTGCCGAACAGGTTGAGTTCTTCGTTGAGTCCGACCGCCAGCACCGGCGGATTGTTCGGGCGGGCGGTGACGCCGAGCACGCGCACGGTGGGGGCCCGGTTCAGGCACACGCCGCGCGGGGCGCTGGCGTAGTCGAGCTTCGAGAGCGCGGCGGCGCCTTCGACCAGGTTCCAGTTCGACTGCAGCATCCGCTCGCTGGTGCCGGTGGTCGTCCCGGCGTAACCGAGCGTCCACTTCATCTTGCCGTCGAACTCGGGGCCGACCACCATCACGCACTGAAACCGCCAGTGGCCAGGTTTGAAGGTGGTCGGTTGCATGCGGTCGGTCGGCGCCGGACCGAAACTGTTGTTGGGGCCTGGCGGGATGGTTACCACGTCGGCGTTGTGGCTGAAGTAGGCAAACGATAGCGTGTAGCTGCCGTCGGGGTTCTTGAGGAAGCCGTCGTAGGCCGGGTAAATGGGCTGGTTTTGCTGAGCATTGGCCGCCGTCACCAAGGCCACCGCCGCCACCAACGCGCTTACAACTCGCATCGCCGTTCTCCTTCCCGGCGGGACTAAAGTCCCGCCCTCCTGGCACCCGCCTACGGTGCTAGAGTATGCCGCACAGGGAGGCCAGATGGTCACCGTTCGACAATTCGCCGGCGCCTCGGGGTTCGTGCTTGCCGCGACCCTGCTGTTGTCCACCCAGTCCGCGACCCACGCGCAGGCACCCGGCGCGCCGGCCCCCACGTTCACCAGGGACGTGCTGCCCATTCTGCAGCGCTCGTGCCAGACGTGCCACCGGCCGGGCACGCATGCGCCGATGTCGCTCATCACCTACCGCGATGCCCGGCCGTGGGCGCGCTCGATCAAGCAGAAGGTGACGAGCCGCGAGATGCCGCCGTGGCACATCGACCGCAGCATCGGCGAGTATCTCGAAGACCCGTCGCTCAGTGACCAGGAAGTCGCCTTGATTGCGGCGTGGGTGGATGGCGGCGCCGCCGAGGGCCGCGCGTCCGACGCGCCGCCGGCGCGGACCTTCTCGGCCAACACCGAGTGGACCTACGGTGAACCCGACCTGATCGTCCGCATGGCGAAGGGCTTCAGGATCCCTGCGGATGGCCCGGACTTCATTCCCGAAGAGCACGTGGATCCGGGCCTGACGGAAGACCGCTACGTGAAATGGGTTCAGATCATCCCCGACGCGCATCGCGCCGTGCATCACGCGCATGTCTATGTGGACCATCCCGAAGGCGTCGACACCAGCGGCCTGAACCTCGGCATGGGCTCGAACGTCGGCAACTCGCTCGACTTGATCGAGTACGGCGCCGGCAACGACGCCGACGTCTTCCCGGACGGCACCGCCAAGATCCTGAAGAAGGGCGCCCAGTTCCGGTTCGAGGCGCACTACCACCCGTACGGCGAAGAGACCTTCGACCGCATGCGCGTCGGCATCAAGTTCTATCCCAAGGGCGTCGTGCCGTCGCGCGTGGTCACCTCGCATCGCATCCGCACCGGCGTCGGCAACGACTGGGTGCTCAACCGCGAGCGCATTGAAGACCTGCTGCTGCGCGCCGGCCACAAGATCGCCATCGACGAGCCGTCGATGCCCACGGGCGCGCTGATTGCAGAAAACCCGCTGCATGCGGCGGCGCTGCTCAGCATCCCGCCGAATACGGTTGTTCAGCACGAACGCTTCTGGCCGCTGCCGAAAGCCGCCCTGGTCATCAGCTTTCAGCCGCACATGCACTTCCGCGGATCCAAGTTGTATCTCGAGGCGATTCACCCCGACGGCCGCCGCGAGATGTTGACCAGCGCGACGCACTACGAACAGAACTGGCAGGTCACCTACAAGTACAAGACGCCGCACCTGTTTCCCGCGGGCACCATCCTCCACACGGTGTCGACGCACGACAACACCGCCAACAACAAGCACAACCCCGACCCCACCGCCTGGATCGGCTGGGGCAGCCGGACCATGGACGAGATGGGACATGGCTGGACGGACGTGGCGTTCCTGAGCGAGGCGCAATACCAGGAAGAGCTCGCCGC from Acidobacteriota bacterium carries:
- a CDS encoding glycosyl hydrolase, whose product is MKPFRTPLILGFLAAAGLAGALSVTPSLNAQSASVPDPSLYSGMQWRSIGPARGGRSIATAGSDARPLEYWFGATGGGAWKTTDGGTNWAPMTDGKINTSSIGSLAVCNSNPDVVYIGGGETQFRGNIIQGDGVYKTSDGGVKWDHLTDLRDSQAIARLRVHPTNCDVVYAAVLGQVYNEHPQRGIFKSTDGGKTWRRTLFRDEKTGGVDLSIDPKNPNVIFAGMWEANRTPWSMSSGGPGSGLFKSTDAGDTWTEITKNPGLPTGLWGKVGVSVSGADGNRVYTIIEHEAAGGLYVSDDAGATWKMINDNRNIRQRAFYYTRVNADPVDKDTVYLLNVQFFKSTDGGKTLSTIRVPHGDNHDLWISSTDNKRMVQSNDGAANVSFNGGQTWTGQDIPTGQFYNVFTTRHVPYHVCGAQQDNSTACVGSQASPGAGEGSLPPIFYAVGGGESGYIAPDPNDLSVFYAGSYGGYLSRLDRELGQQRAIHIYPDNPMGWSSIDIKERFQWTFPIVFSPVDPKVLYASSQHLYRTTTGGQNWEKISPNLARSDPKTMQASGGPITKDQTGVETYAVIFTVAPSRQDANTIWTGSDDGWVHVTQDGGKNWERITPPDLPEFTRISLIDASPHQNGVAYLAGNRYQMGDRKPYVYKTADFGKSWQKITTGIPDTDFARVIREDPKRKGLLYLGTEHGVYISFNDGGSWQSLKLNLPVTPIHGIVVEDRDLVIGTHGRGFYILDNIGVLRQATPELTSSALHLFEPIHPMRGRDRNVSFDYFLNQEATEVKIEFLDAQGAVLRSFSGTPKAAEAPAPDNPFGGGAPPRVATAKGINRFSWDMRYEGSTVFPGMIMWAAQPQRGPAAPTGRYTVRITANGETKSRDFNITLDPRLVAAGISEADLAEQFTLSRRVRDKVSEANQAVIDIRNIRDQVNQRLQKVTGRRKVEIQKLADGLLQPLAQVEEEAYQVRNRSGQDPLNYPIKLNNKIAALAGVIESADNKPTDQSVEVFNELSAQLDAQLKKMQQTLAVELPRLNAALRREKVEAVDPKAKPAPPTMPITKP
- a CDS encoding lysylphosphatidylglycerol synthase transmembrane domain-containing protein; this encodes MRPKFSLLNILVALVGVGLLVFTIRRVGWAEVVSGITSVGWWFILVLILGATRMACRARAWLVCANDSELRFRDTFSAMIAADALGNLTPLGLLASEPTKIILTRSRISTVTSVASVTIENAFYTASVAVVLLAGTWFFFQRAGLPPALEQIAEVIVGTIAVAAVVGVWLARSQPALLTRFAPLITRLAGRTAVPAEAIREVEARIYGVLSWPFGRLAHVAAWEVAFHVAAVAEVWLVLRLLPTAGTVTLVDAFLLESAGRFVTIAFKFIPYRLGIDEAGSGAVAQAIGIGPAAGVTLALVRRLRILCLNAVGLVVLARK
- a CDS encoding adenine phosphoribosyltransferase, encoding MDHLKAKIRHVPDFPKPGILFYDITTLLCDPQGFRDTIDALAAPYMGEDIDQVVGIESRGFILGAAVAVTLGCGFVPIRKPGKLPAATHQESYSLEYGTDALEIHQDACGHPQRILIVDDVLATGGTARAALDLVKKTGAKIIGAAFLIELDFLKGRDKLAGEPVYSVLHY
- a CDS encoding tetratricopeptide repeat protein, which codes for MKTTERHHLKDNELALALGSAQAWVEKNQRTLLGIVVLLIVIGVGIAGYTAWSRSTDNKARTLLAEAMVIEEARVMPPGPPAGTSTDPTLMPGQAPGTYPTQQAKLEAALPKFLAAADAYPSTDSGLTARYHAAANLVALGRFAEAITQYDQVIAGGSGLVQRMSRLGKAEAQLRAGQFDPAIATLKETSEQANTNLPVDAVLMELARAYQLAGKTAEARNTLTQVVEKHADSPLAADAKTELDRLKS
- a CDS encoding PIN domain-containing protein, coding for MRAVDTNVLVRMITRDDPRQAAAADAFVANGAWVSVLALAEASWVLTSVYDMSPAELGTSVRMLLDHERLTLQDPDVIESALQTFTAKPAVGFSDALLLELARKAGHVPLGTCDRDLGRLRDAQKL
- a CDS encoding acylphosphatase, with translation MRVARKFLLSGHVQGVGFRYFTQDAARREGLSGHVTNHPDGTVEAVAEGEAEALDRFERVLRRGPSRSRVERVLVDGVEPTGLHVGFEIR
- a CDS encoding AbrB/MazE/SpoVT family DNA-binding domain-containing protein; the encoded protein is MALAQSKLTAQGQISVPAEVRRRLGLAPGSVIEWDADGEQIVVRRKGQYSSEDIHKVLFPEGPPKRRSVAEMKQGIAKRMRTRHARG